A genomic stretch from Microtus pennsylvanicus isolate mMicPen1 chromosome 9, mMicPen1.hap1, whole genome shotgun sequence includes:
- the LOC142856697 gene encoding olfactory receptor 7E24-like — protein MTLSEDPDLQPILFGLFLSTYLVTVLGNLLIILAVTNDAHLHTPMYFFLAHLSFVDICFISTTIPKLIVNIQTHSEVITCVGCMIQMSLFILFLVMDDMLLTAMAYDRYVAICYPLHYPVIMKPHFCVFLVLASYFISFVASQVHNLIILQSTYFNSIEISNFFCHPSQVLNISFSDTFTKNLVTYFVGAIFGFLPVSGILLTYYKIFSSIMKITSSGGQYKVFSTCGSHLSVVCLFYGTGIWEYLGSAVSHSPSNGITATLMYTVVTPMLNPFIYSLRNRDFVNALKRVSVKGKFNLRHCF, from the coding sequence ATGACGCTGTCAGAAGATCCAGACCTtcagcccattctctttggactCTTCCTATCCACGTACCTGGTCACAGTGCTTGGGAACCTACTCATCATCTTGGCTGTTACTAATGACGCTCATCTCCATACACCTATGTACTTTTTCCTTGCACACTTGTCCTTTGTTGACATCTGTTTTATTTCTACTACAATCCCAAAGTTGATTGTGAACATTCAAACACACAGCGAAGTCATCACTTGCGTAGGCTGCATGATACAGATGTCTCTTTTCATACTCTTTCTAGTCATGGATGATATGCTTCTGACtgccatggcctatgaccgctatgtggccatctgttaCCCCCTGCATTATCCAGTCATTATGAAACCTCACTTCTGTGTTTTCTTAGTTTTGGCATCTTACTTTATTAGCTTTGTTGCCTCCCAGGTGCATAATTTGATTATCTTGCAATCTACCTACTTTAACAGCATAgaaatttctaatttcttttgtcACCCTTCTCAAGTTCTTAATATTTCCTTTTCTGATACTTTTACCAAAAATTTAGTGACATATTTTGTTGGTGCTATATTTGGTTTTCTCCCTGTCTCAGGAATCCTTTTGACCTACTACAAAATATTTTCCTCCATTATGAAAATCACCTCATCAGGTGGACAGTATAAAGTCTTCTCTACCTGTGGCTCTCACCTCtctgttgtctgtttgttttatggaACGGGCATCTGGGAGTATCTTGGTTCAGCTGTGTCACACTCTCCCAGCAATGGCATCACGGCCACACTTATGTACACTGTTGTCACACCTATGCTGAATCCTTTCATCTATAGCCTGAGGAACCGAGATTTTGTTAATGCTCTGAAGAGAGTCTCTGTAAAAGGAAAGTTTAATCTCAGACACTGTTTCTAA